Proteins co-encoded in one Deferrivibrio essentukiensis genomic window:
- a CDS encoding secondary thiamine-phosphate synthase enzyme YjbQ gives MKSFRKELWFNTKERVEFINITSEVQQAVNESGIKEGLCLVNAMHITASVFINDHESGLHSDYKRWLEELAPHEPLSLYKHNLTGEDNGDAHLKRQIMGREVVVAVTNGRLDFGPWEQIFYGEFDGRRRKRVLIKIIGE, from the coding sequence ATGAAATCTTTCAGAAAAGAATTATGGTTTAATACAAAAGAAAGGGTCGAATTTATAAATATTACATCTGAGGTGCAGCAGGCTGTAAACGAAAGTGGGATAAAAGAAGGACTTTGCCTTGTTAATGCAATGCATATAACTGCTTCAGTGTTTATAAATGACCACGAATCAGGTTTGCACAGTGACTATAAAAGGTGGCTTGAGGAGCTTGCTCCGCACGAGCCGCTAAGTCTTTACAAACATAACTTAACCGGGGAAGATAATGGGGATGCTCACCTTAAAAGGCAGATTATGGGAAGGGAAGTAGTTGTAGCCGTTACAAACGGTAGGCTTGATTTTGGACCCTGGGAGCAGATATTTTACGGGGAATTTGATGGAAGAAGACGTAAAAGAGTACTTATTAAAATAATCGGAGAATAA
- a CDS encoding DUF554 domain-containing protein, with the protein MVLGTIVNAAAVTVGTVIGLFFGKRIKGELKESVLKALGLAVIVLGAKMAFEEHDFLAALISLVVGTIIGEIIDIEDKLDKVGSYIQNKTRSTSNTFVLGFVTASVLFCVGSMTIIGAIKDGLNNDPSVLYVKSMLDGVSSVILTSTLGIGVLFSAIVILIYQGGLSLLASSAVFLLENEIYVNGISVVGGIIIVGIGLNMLNIVKIKTANMLPALFIIPLYDFIKITYF; encoded by the coding sequence ATGGTTTTAGGGACGATTGTTAATGCTGCTGCAGTAACTGTGGGGACAGTTATAGGGCTTTTTTTTGGTAAAAGAATAAAAGGTGAGCTAAAAGAGTCAGTCTTAAAAGCTTTGGGGCTTGCTGTAATTGTTTTAGGGGCGAAGATGGCTTTTGAGGAGCATGATTTTTTAGCTGCATTAATTTCTTTGGTAGTTGGCACTATAATTGGTGAAATTATTGATATCGAGGATAAACTCGATAAAGTTGGCTCATATATTCAAAATAAGACGAGAAGCACTTCAAATACATTTGTGCTTGGGTTTGTTACTGCAAGCGTGTTGTTTTGTGTGGGCTCAATGACAATAATCGGTGCGATAAAAGACGGTTTAAACAATGACCCTTCCGTTTTGTATGTTAAAAGCATGTTGGATGGTGTTTCTTCGGTTATATTGACATCCACTCTTGGGATAGGTGTATTGTTTTCTGCAATAGTAATTTTAATTTATCAGGGCGGGCTAAGTCTTCTTGCCTCAAGTGCAGTGTTTTTGCTGGAAAATGAAATTTATGTAAACGGTATATCCGTTGTGGGCGGGATTATCATTGTTGGGATTGGGCTTAATATGCTTAATATTGTCAAAATAAAAACGGCAAACATGCTGCCTGCACTTTTTATAATCCCTTTATATGACTTTATAAAAATAACATATTTTTGA
- a CDS encoding cation:proton antiporter produces the protein MSAHEALLLFLMAAIAFISPYLGKKLRLPIPVIEILLGILIGTFINIDKHAFTIIKFISEFGFLVLMYLAGLELDIEDLKKTPKKDFLIYVLYYLIVIGVLFATAILFNLPIPLVLLVSMSAIGLLYPILSASNALNTNIGRTLLIIGSVGEIISLIIITATTIYYSYGFSIKSVYHISEILFFCIFAYLALKSLKLFSWWYPSTLLKIVSSDNSAETGMRTNFLNMLVFVALAAYLNIEIIIGSFIGGMLYATILKDNEDIREGFEMFGNGFLIPIFFIYVGLAFDINSLTNITTIIYAVSLSIGIFVVRLLASLVFVFADINLKSIIAIPLSTSFPLTLLVAFAEIGKATNILSVEMASAAILTSILTAIIYPPILKVAMRFAR, from the coding sequence ATGTCAGCACATGAAGCTTTACTTTTATTTTTAATGGCAGCCATCGCTTTTATATCCCCATACCTTGGCAAAAAGCTCCGTCTACCAATACCTGTAATTGAAATTTTATTAGGTATATTGATAGGCACATTTATCAACATTGATAAACATGCATTTACTATCATAAAATTTATATCTGAATTTGGTTTTTTGGTACTTATGTATTTAGCAGGGCTTGAGCTTGACATAGAAGATTTGAAAAAGACTCCGAAAAAAGACTTTTTAATATATGTGCTATACTACCTTATAGTAATAGGTGTGCTTTTTGCCACTGCCATCTTATTTAACCTACCAATACCTTTGGTCCTCTTGGTATCTATGTCGGCAATCGGGCTTTTATACCCAATCCTTTCAGCAAGTAATGCATTGAATACAAATATCGGAAGGACACTCTTAATCATTGGTAGTGTAGGAGAAATAATAAGTCTTATAATCATAACTGCAACAACAATATATTACAGTTACGGCTTCAGCATTAAGTCTGTTTACCATATTTCGGAAATTTTATTTTTCTGTATTTTTGCCTATCTGGCGTTAAAGAGCTTGAAACTCTTCTCATGGTGGTATCCAAGCACGCTGCTTAAAATTGTCAGCAGTGACAACTCTGCAGAGACAGGAATGCGTACTAACTTTTTAAATATGCTTGTATTTGTCGCCCTTGCCGCATATTTGAACATTGAAATCATTATTGGAAGCTTTATTGGCGGAATGCTTTATGCAACAATTTTAAAAGACAACGAAGATATAAGAGAAGGTTTTGAAATGTTTGGCAACGGTTTTTTGATACCTATCTTTTTTATTTATGTTGGTCTGGCATTTGATATTAACAGCCTTACCAATATTACAACAATAATATATGCGGTTTCTCTTTCCATAGGGATATTTGTGGTAAGACTTCTGGCAAGTCTTGTTTTTGTATTTGCTGACATAAACTTAAAAAGTATAATTGCAATACCTTTAAGCACCTCTTTCCCGTTAACACTTTTAGTAGCATTTGCAGAGATAGGAAAAGCTACAAACATATTAAGTGTTGAAATGGCAAGTGCAGCAATCTTGACATCCATACTGACAGCTATTATCTATCCACCTATTCTAAAAGTGGCAATGAGATTTGCAAGATAA
- a CDS encoding DHH family phosphoesterase, with translation MILHVTHNDLDGAGCGVLIKKYLDVADTVYLNYDEIDNYLIKNYNNFNKIIITDLSPTIETAKFLTNYVELFFIDHHKTSEGLSKLIDSYHDISKSATLLTLMWLKEIGCDVEDYREFAECVNDYDMWHLKREDSLTMNMYFSLVGIDRFVKRFLENPSTKFDKYEKMLLEIEEESKSKYLDNALKNLTFFEDVEGRKFAVIFAERYNSELGHHIINNTEAQYAVIINAQKKKISLRSQNDIDVSKIAVNNGGGGHKNAAGFSTDFDFCLKTFLTNCGVLP, from the coding sequence ATGATTTTGCATGTTACACATAACGATCTTGATGGTGCCGGATGTGGCGTATTGATAAAAAAGTATCTTGATGTGGCTGATACGGTTTACCTCAATTATGATGAAATAGATAATTACCTTATTAAAAATTACAATAACTTCAATAAAATTATAATTACAGACCTTTCACCTACCATTGAAACTGCTAAGTTTTTGACAAACTATGTCGAATTATTCTTTATAGATCATCATAAAACTTCAGAAGGACTTAGCAAGTTAATAGATTCTTATCATGATATATCAAAATCGGCTACTTTATTGACGCTTATGTGGCTTAAAGAGATTGGCTGTGATGTGGAAGATTACAGAGAGTTTGCAGAGTGTGTTAATGATTATGATATGTGGCACTTAAAACGGGAAGATAGTTTAACAATGAATATGTATTTTTCTTTAGTGGGGATAGATAGATTTGTAAAAAGGTTTTTGGAAAATCCTTCCACGAAATTTGACAAGTATGAAAAGATGCTGCTTGAGATTGAAGAGGAGTCAAAGAGTAAATATCTTGATAATGCATTAAAAAATCTTACATTTTTCGAGGATGTTGAAGGGAGAAAATTTGCGGTAATTTTTGCGGAAAGGTATAATTCTGAGCTTGGTCATCACATAATAAATAATACTGAAGCTCAGTATGCGGTAATTATCAATGCTCAGAAAAAGAAGATTTCTCTACGCTCCCAAAATGATATAGATGTAAGTAAAATTGCCGTTAATAATGGCGGTGGTGGACATAAAAATGCTGCTGGATTTTCTACGGACTTCGATTTTTGCTTAAAAACTTTTCTAACTAATTGTGGGGTGCTGCCTTGA
- a CDS encoding C-GCAxxG-C-C family protein — MSDTKSIKIDKVKTLAEKYFNEGYYCSEAVLKAFEDVTGIFFSDDFKRSMTILGEGIGASGCVCGAVSSSVMIAGSLTGRKSPNEDKRLSQKLGKIFMERFKEKFKTTCCKSLTKRSELIFGIGKYKHCPQISSFCAQLLIDILIDENLID, encoded by the coding sequence ATGAGTGATACTAAAAGCATTAAAATAGACAAAGTAAAAACACTGGCAGAGAAGTATTTCAATGAGGGGTACTACTGCTCGGAGGCAGTTTTAAAAGCTTTTGAAGATGTAACAGGAATATTTTTTTCCGATGATTTTAAAAGGTCTATGACCATTTTGGGTGAGGGGATTGGTGCTTCAGGTTGCGTATGCGGTGCAGTATCATCTTCCGTAATGATAGCGGGGAGTCTGACCGGAAGAAAAAGTCCCAATGAGGACAAAAGACTTTCCCAAAAGTTAGGGAAGATTTTTATGGAGCGGTTTAAAGAAAAGTTTAAAACTACCTGTTGCAAGTCTTTGACAAAAAGGAGCGAGTTGATTTTTGGTATTGGTAAATACAAGCATTGTCCGCAAATTTCGAGCTTTTGTGCACAGCTTCTTATTGACATATTGATTGATGAAAATCTAATAGACTAA
- a CDS encoding NAD-binding protein: MIIICGIGYFEEQLIANIKDREVIAIELDKEKAAKIESQYPHVKTIVGDASSVLVWKKIDLDNVQHIITAFKDADVSLEICFFIRKTFKLDLPILVISYSGDIEDKFAEFGVTLINPLEMSINLVINKLNKNYSKAIDIGIRKGELIEMNVLSKSHLTDRKLKNIKPSNWHVAAIYRNNEIVIPTGNVKIEVGDKVIIFGEPKVLENLANIFLKGIPQFPLQYGKIMSLYIFSDKDLLSLGGSVHLFKHIRSQRLEIIAVDTVVGEEKIISLFEKNEITKDFGIISTQTFFENLNRPDNGINVFIQRKSTFLKKLKIKQILKETLKPTALMKNGSDFSKIMVSLNSPDMTHILEIAVELARLFKVEVEAVYTTLPKALRNEEDAELLQESYTIVNDFKSIYKININYTVIEGNPVRETLRFLSKEDSLLFVIGYERFNPGSFFKPSVAYHLATKTTFSTILIPQSVD; the protein is encoded by the coding sequence ATGATAATAATTTGTGGAATAGGTTATTTTGAAGAGCAACTTATAGCTAACATAAAAGATAGAGAAGTAATTGCCATTGAATTGGACAAAGAAAAAGCTGCCAAAATTGAATCTCAATATCCACATGTTAAAACAATTGTTGGTGATGCAAGCAGTGTTTTGGTATGGAAAAAAATAGACCTGGATAATGTTCAGCACATCATAACTGCCTTCAAAGATGCCGATGTAAGTCTTGAAATTTGTTTTTTTATCAGAAAAACCTTTAAACTTGACCTTCCAATTTTGGTTATTTCATATTCAGGGGATATTGAAGATAAATTTGCTGAATTTGGTGTCACACTAATAAACCCCCTTGAGATGTCAATTAACCTTGTAATAAATAAACTCAATAAAAATTATTCGAAAGCTATCGATATAGGTATAAGAAAAGGTGAGCTGATTGAAATGAATGTCTTATCAAAATCTCACCTGACAGATAGAAAATTAAAAAATATTAAGCCTTCAAACTGGCATGTAGCAGCTATCTACAGAAATAATGAAATCGTTATCCCCACTGGCAATGTTAAAATAGAGGTAGGGGATAAAGTTATTATATTTGGTGAACCTAAGGTTTTGGAAAACCTTGCAAATATATTCTTAAAAGGTATCCCTCAATTCCCCCTTCAATATGGTAAAATTATGTCATTGTATATCTTCTCTGACAAAGATTTACTCTCATTAGGAGGAAGTGTCCATCTATTTAAACATATAAGGTCGCAACGGCTTGAAATAATTGCTGTGGATACTGTTGTCGGAGAAGAAAAGATTATTTCACTATTTGAGAAAAACGAAATAACAAAAGATTTTGGTATAATTTCCACCCAAACTTTTTTTGAAAATCTAAACAGACCTGATAATGGAATAAATGTATTCATACAAAGAAAATCTACATTCTTGAAAAAACTTAAAATAAAGCAAATCTTGAAAGAAACATTAAAGCCTACAGCTCTTATGAAAAACGGCTCTGATTTTTCAAAAATAATGGTAAGCCTTAATAGCCCTGACATGACACACATTCTTGAAATTGCAGTGGAGCTTGCAAGATTATTTAAAGTGGAAGTAGAAGCGGTATACACTACACTTCCAAAGGCTTTGCGAAATGAGGAGGATGCTGAGCTCTTGCAAGAATCTTACACAATAGTTAATGATTTTAAATCTATATACAAAATAAACATTAACTATACAGTAATTGAGGGTAATCCCGTTAGGGAAACTTTAAGATTTTTATCAAAGGAAGATAGTTTGTTATTCGTCATAGGTTATGAGCGATTTAATCCAGGCTCGTTTTTCAAACCATCCGTTGCATATCATCTCGCGACAAAAACAACATTTTCAACGATATTAATACCTCAGAGTGTAGATTAA
- a CDS encoding phospholipase D-like domain-containing protein — MRLGKRLTKRYIKYIFAVFFIIYVSITNIYARPEAYDAKVTFLPNRYLLDSMIKDVTDAQKNIFIAIYMFKTTDDRHQMSTLLEEALISALKKGVKVFVVMDLGKGNDITTDINKETAEELLKAGATVVFDSKDVRTHAKLMVIDEKITYVGSHNYTDSAFKYNNETTVRIVSEGLASDAVKYIKRLVR; from the coding sequence ATGAGGCTTGGGAAAAGATTAACAAAACGTTATATTAAATACATCTTTGCTGTTTTTTTTATAATTTATGTTTCTATTACAAACATTTATGCAAGACCTGAGGCATATGACGCCAAGGTTACATTTCTGCCTAACAGATATCTTTTGGATTCTATGATAAAAGATGTTACGGATGCTCAAAAAAATATTTTTATAGCTATTTATATGTTTAAGACGACTGATGATAGGCATCAAATGAGCACCCTTTTGGAGGAAGCATTGATTAGTGCTTTGAAAAAAGGTGTAAAGGTCTTTGTCGTTATGGATTTAGGGAAAGGGAATGACATTACTACCGATATTAACAAAGAAACTGCCGAAGAACTGTTAAAAGCGGGCGCAACGGTTGTGTTTGATTCAAAAGATGTGCGTACACATGCAAAGCTAATGGTTATCGATGAAAAGATAACTTATGTTGGTAGTCACAATTATACTGACAGTGCGTTTAAATATAATAATGAAACTACTGTGAGAATAGTTTCCGAAGGGTTAGCAAGTGATGCAGTAAAATATATCAAAAGGTTGGTTAGGTAG
- the yihA gene encoding ribosome biogenesis GTP-binding protein YihA/YsxC: MNAEFIKSALLPKDYPAHDLSEVAFLGRSNVGKSSVINVLLGRKSLVKVGKTPGKTRLINFFNIDNKMVFVDLPGYGYAKVSKKEKESWSKNIYAYISSRNQLKLCVLILDIRRVPTEDDISVINMLYELDRDVLFILNKSDKLSGNEIAKQAKVISDKLGLIKENFVIFSATKKRGTDEAWEKINKTLY; encoded by the coding sequence TTGAATGCGGAATTTATAAAATCGGCTCTTTTGCCAAAAGATTATCCGGCTCATGATTTAAGTGAAGTCGCTTTTTTGGGCAGGAGTAATGTGGGTAAATCCAGTGTAATAAATGTGTTGCTTGGTAGAAAAAGTCTTGTCAAAGTAGGTAAAACACCGGGGAAGACAAGACTCATAAACTTTTTTAATATTGACAATAAGATGGTTTTTGTAGACTTGCCGGGATACGGATACGCTAAAGTATCAAAGAAAGAGAAAGAGAGCTGGTCTAAAAATATTTATGCTTATATCTCTTCGAGAAATCAGCTTAAATTATGCGTTTTGATACTTGATATCAGGCGGGTGCCGACGGAAGATGATATTAGTGTTATTAATATGCTTTATGAACTTGACCGTGACGTCTTGTTTATTTTGAACAAGTCTGACAAACTATCTGGAAATGAAATAGCTAAGCAGGCGAAGGTGATTTCCGATAAATTGGGTTTAATTAAGGAAAATTTTGTAATATTTTCAGCTACAAAGAAAAGGGGTACTGATGAGGCTTGGGAAAAGATTAACAAAACGTTATATTAA
- a CDS encoding ClpXP protease specificity-enhancing factor SspB has protein sequence MNTSTKLNILKEILYSSEKVYLHIMVHPELFIGKRGLIGKENEEGIVLVFGPQSYKNLEFEEDVIYVEMRFAGKWESLVIPVSAITTVFDSPVAPTFVFNFNVPDIERKSKESQKTITTDNKSAKKQSPKGKVIKIDFKKE, from the coding sequence ATGAATACAAGCACAAAATTAAATATACTTAAAGAAATACTTTATTCCTCTGAAAAAGTGTATCTCCATATAATGGTGCATCCTGAGCTCTTTATAGGTAAAAGAGGATTAATAGGCAAAGAGAATGAAGAAGGTATTGTTTTGGTATTTGGGCCACAATCTTATAAAAACCTTGAGTTTGAAGAAGACGTTATATATGTAGAAATGAGATTTGCGGGAAAATGGGAAAGTTTGGTGATACCTGTATCTGCCATTACGACAGTGTTCGACTCTCCGGTAGCTCCTACATTTGTATTCAACTTTAATGTACCTGACATAGAACGCAAAAGTAAGGAATCCCAAAAAACTATTACTACAGATAATAAAAGTGCAAAAAAGCAAAGTCCAAAAGGCAAAGTAATAAAAATTGATTTTAAAAAGGAATAA
- a CDS encoding mechanosensitive ion channel family protein codes for MGRLDVYVDLLIKYGTKLAIAILIILAGKFIANKVKKVSRKAMERAKVDEMVGKFLGDLIYYALFIISIVVALNTLGMRTTSIAAVIGAATLAIGLSLQNNLSNLGSGVMILMTKPFKVSDTVEIGGITGMVDKVSIFNTRLKTPDNKVVYMPNAKITGSEIINYSAEENRRLDIVVGIGYEDDIKLAKDILKKIAESDARVLKEPAIFIGVLNLGESGIDIGLRVWVNNGDYFTLKCDILEKIKEEFDKNGISIPYPQMDISIKRVENA; via the coding sequence ATGGGAAGATTAGATGTTTACGTTGATTTGTTGATTAAGTATGGGACTAAGCTTGCCATTGCAATTTTAATTATATTAGCCGGAAAGTTTATTGCCAACAAGGTAAAGAAAGTTAGCCGAAAGGCTATGGAGAGGGCAAAAGTTGATGAGATGGTTGGAAAATTTTTGGGCGACCTTATCTATTACGCACTTTTTATTATTTCCATTGTTGTAGCATTAAACACGCTTGGCATGAGGACTACATCTATTGCTGCAGTAATTGGTGCTGCTACTCTTGCAATCGGTTTGTCTTTGCAGAATAATCTTTCAAATTTGGGCTCAGGTGTAATGATTTTGATGACAAAGCCTTTTAAAGTTTCCGATACTGTTGAAATTGGCGGGATAACGGGTATGGTTGATAAAGTGTCAATTTTTAATACAAGACTTAAGACACCTGACAATAAAGTAGTTTACATGCCTAATGCAAAGATAACAGGGTCAGAAATAATAAACTATTCGGCTGAAGAAAATAGGCGACTTGATATAGTTGTGGGGATTGGGTATGAGGATGATATTAAGCTTGCCAAAGATATTTTGAAAAAGATTGCCGAAAGCGATGCAAGGGTGTTGAAAGAGCCCGCTATTTTTATAGGTGTCTTAAATCTTGGCGAAAGTGGTATTGATATTGGGCTTAGAGTGTGGGTGAATAATGGTGATTATTTCACTTTAAAATGCGATATTCTTGAAAAAATTAAGGAAGAATTTGATAAAAACGGTATTAGTATCCCATACCCTCAGATGGATATAAGCATTAAAAGAGTGGAAAATGCTTAA
- a CDS encoding putative nucleotidyltransferase substrate binding domain-containing protein yields the protein MLKSEINFSDFLDTVKDIKILNELGEKLLKSIADSANYINLTEGEILFNKAESYHKGIYLIINGEIRLIDEAGKILEILGKGGLAGLTTFLGKSSYVVTGVSVGQSTLLFIPEITIYKLINESEAFSKYFYSVVNDRLHLFQNKDNSFSKSFTYKPVGNYMTFPVITVEKDIPIIEASKIMSSNKVGSLIVTDNENVSGILTAKSLVHNFLPNADRYGLNAKICDFVDKDIVKVPKEYPLVEVLAEMQARNKEYGVIVKNEKPIGIISNKDILKILYNSINIYTSHIESSESLDELRNSYLNLYKVADELIESSRMTADVLPIISSVHLAIQKQVHKITTQEFYKKSGINVCDIKHALIIMGSGARKEMMLDPDQDNGFIFDDDITQTEKSILKDFGKKLVENLDYVGYKKCPGNVMVTNPNMSKTLREWKKSIAEIVNDPSSGGGFLRSSIVFDMDTFCGHDSLVWELKEFIFDIIAEKPIFLIQFLENDTNFKSPVSLFGKFIVEKEGENKDKLNLKPYALSIVVDVTRAYTLAKKLSSLNTMERLKHLERKHILSDETVGKVSKAYEVVVDIVLRNQIKSAKKGEKVNKYINPESLSTYNQNRLKNALNTITKYLNNSLKYFKGHP from the coding sequence ATGCTTAAAAGTGAAATAAATTTTTCAGATTTTTTGGATACTGTAAAAGACATAAAAATACTTAATGAGTTAGGGGAAAAGCTCTTAAAAAGTATTGCAGACAGTGCCAACTATATTAACTTGACGGAAGGTGAGATACTTTTTAATAAGGCGGAAAGCTACCATAAGGGTATCTACCTTATAATTAATGGCGAAATAAGACTGATTGATGAAGCAGGAAAAATTCTGGAGATTTTGGGAAAAGGCGGCTTGGCTGGGCTTACCACATTTCTTGGAAAGTCAAGTTATGTGGTGACGGGGGTTTCAGTCGGTCAATCGACGCTATTATTTATACCCGAGATAACAATATATAAGTTAATAAATGAAAGTGAGGCTTTTAGTAAGTATTTTTATTCAGTAGTTAATGACAGGCTTCATCTTTTTCAAAATAAAGACAACAGTTTTTCAAAAAGTTTTACTTATAAGCCTGTGGGAAATTATATGACATTTCCTGTAATCACTGTTGAGAAAGATATACCGATTATTGAAGCAAGTAAAATTATGTCTTCAAATAAGGTAGGAAGTTTGATTGTCACGGATAATGAAAACGTATCTGGGATACTAACAGCTAAGTCTTTGGTACACAACTTTTTGCCAAATGCTGACAGATATGGTTTGAATGCCAAAATATGCGATTTTGTCGACAAAGATATTGTAAAGGTGCCCAAAGAATATCCTTTGGTGGAAGTTTTGGCAGAGATGCAGGCCAGAAATAAAGAATATGGTGTAATTGTCAAAAATGAAAAGCCTATAGGGATAATTTCAAATAAGGATATTCTTAAGATTTTGTATAATAGTATCAATATATACACCTCACATATTGAATCTTCTGAAAGTCTTGATGAGCTTAGAAACTCTTACCTTAATCTCTATAAGGTCGCTGATGAGCTGATAGAGTCAAGCAGAATGACCGCAGATGTCTTGCCGATAATATCATCAGTCCATCTGGCAATTCAAAAACAGGTACATAAAATTACCACCCAAGAATTTTATAAAAAGTCAGGAATAAATGTATGTGATATCAAGCACGCATTGATAATAATGGGGAGCGGTGCGAGAAAGGAGATGATGCTTGACCCTGACCAAGATAATGGATTTATTTTTGATGATGATATAACACAAACTGAGAAAAGTATCCTGAAGGATTTTGGTAAAAAACTTGTCGAGAATCTTGATTATGTCGGCTATAAGAAATGTCCTGGCAATGTTATGGTAACCAACCCTAATATGTCCAAGACATTGAGGGAGTGGAAAAAAAGCATAGCTGAAATTGTCAATGATCCTTCAAGCGGTGGTGGATTTTTAAGGTCTTCCATCGTGTTTGATATGGATACATTTTGCGGTCACGATAGTCTTGTCTGGGAGTTAAAAGAGTTTATTTTCGACATTATAGCAGAAAAGCCGATTTTTCTTATTCAGTTTTTAGAAAATGATACTAACTTTAAATCACCTGTATCATTGTTTGGAAAGTTTATAGTTGAAAAAGAAGGGGAAAATAAGGACAAGCTTAATCTAAAACCTTATGCTCTTTCTATAGTCGTTGATGTTACAAGGGCTTATACGCTTGCAAAGAAGCTGAGCAGCTTGAATACAATGGAAAGACTAAAGCATCTTGAAAGAAAGCATATACTTTCGGATGAGACTGTAGGGAAAGTGTCTAAGGCTTATGAAGTTGTAGTTGATATAGTACTTAGAAATCAAATAAAGTCGGCAAAGAAGGGTGAAAAAGTTAATAAATATATAAATCCTGAAAGTTTGTCCACTTACAACCAAAACAGGCTTAAAAATGCTTTAAACACAATAACAAAATATTTAAATAACAGCTTGAAATATTTTAAAGGGCACCCTTAA
- a CDS encoding acyl-CoA thioesterase → MFSKEIELRFSDMDMYGHLNHAKYFTLMEAARTELFLDDFLKLKEDNIFLLITDVECSYKRPVSLGDKLIIDMEFYQISRTRFEGKYILHNGSGLVYAEAKTTLACFDASKGKSCEVPQMLKEKFEEVNK, encoded by the coding sequence ATGTTTTCAAAGGAGATTGAACTAAGGTTTTCCGATATGGATATGTATGGGCATTTAAATCATGCCAAATATTTTACATTGATGGAAGCGGCAAGGACAGAGCTATTTTTGGATGACTTTTTAAAACTGAAAGAGGATAATATCTTTTTGTTAATAACTGATGTAGAGTGTTCATACAAGCGTCCCGTGTCTTTGGGTGATAAGTTAATAATAGACATGGAATTTTATCAGATTTCAAGGACACGGTTTGAAGGGAAATATATTTTGCACAATGGAAGCGGTCTTGTATATGCCGAGGCAAAAACTACTCTTGCATGTTTTGATGCAAGTAAAGGGAAAAGCTGTGAAGTGCCACAAATGCTTAAAGAAAAGTTTGAGGAAGTGAATAAATGA